The following proteins come from a genomic window of Mycoplasmopsis gallopavonis:
- a CDS encoding PDxFFG protein, with translation MSKKLSLKLKVLIASGLIAAGVGASYGAVWAYAQNSDEVKGSFPPFSKEALKNNYASIKEEGVLTPQLGILDPLKEKKVADLNEDATEFWFLNKPEERMDLDTFFQKYYEIYQEGFILEVKYASFSFFDEYVLAVRPKQFIDFSKWFMTNVAWGPDILTLESFRIVKGAEQRGNSITLGSHSTDKKNQVKLNSSLMLSLVHFQFLVHTQEEDLHQML, from the coding sequence ATGTCCAAAAAACTTAGTTTAAAACTAAAAGTCCTCATCGCCAGCGGACTCATTGCAGCTGGTGTTGGTGCTTCATATGGTGCTGTTTGAGCTTATGCACAAAACTCCGATGAAGTTAAAGGATCTTTTCCACCATTTAGTAAAGAAGCTTTAAAAAACAATTATGCTTCAATTAAAGAAGAGGGAGTTTTAACTCCTCAGTTAGGAATTTTAGACCCATTAAAAGAAAAAAAAGTTGCAGATTTAAATGAAGATGCAACAGAATTTTGATTTTTAAACAAACCAGAAGAACGTATGGATTTAGATACATTCTTCCAAAAATATTATGAAATTTATCAAGAAGGATTTATTTTAGAAGTTAAGTATGCTTCATTTAGCTTTTTTGATGAATATGTTTTGGCTGTTCGTCCAAAACAATTTATTGATTTTAGTAAATGATTTATGACTAATGTTGCATGAGGACCTGACATTCTTACTCTTGAAAGCTTTAGAATTGTTAAGGGAGCAGAACAAAGAGGTAACTCAATTACATTAGGTTCACACTCAACTGACAAAAAGAATCAAGTGAAATTAAATTCTTCCCTGATGCTTTCTTTGGTTCACTTCCAATTTTTAGTTCATACTCAGGAAGAGGACTTGCACCAGATGCTTTAA